gagagagagagagagagagagagagagctggatcaTTAGGGAAGGCTTTGTGGAGATGAGTAAGACGGATGCAAAGTGCTCTCccgaagagagaaagacaagttGCAAGAGGTAATGATGATCTCGccagagacaaaaagaaaataaaggtggGCGAAGAATTGTATTCTCCCGAAGAAGAGAAAGGAACCAGAATGTTGTAAAGTGAACAAATGCTTTTCCTTGTTGAGGAAATGAGGTCGTGAATATGTataggagcgagagagagagagagacagaggtgacCAGTTAAGGGAAAACACAGTGTGGGTAATGTTGCGTTGCCAACAAGACAGGAGGGGTACGTAAGGTTGTTAAAAAACACACTTTGGTTTCTGGAGACGGATCGTCCTGGCAGCGGTTCAGTGTGTGATGCGGTGATGataggtaaagaggaggaggaggaggaggaggagcaggaggtgtgtgtgtgtgtgtgtgtgtgtgttggaggttggaggttgggggaggatgaAGCTGGACGAGAAGAATGGGCAGAGCGAAGCGTCAGCGGAGTTCAAGATCTCGATAACCGTGCTCGAGGAAGTGGTCAACAGGATGGTTCGAGATGGTTGAGTGAATGGCTAACAGGATGACGCGGGTATAATATGTCGGCGAGAAGGTGTAACGTGCGCGGCGTACCGATCACAACTGAGGCAAATTTAAGGGATAGAAAAATTTATAATCCCCTGAAATTAGTAACgaccaagaacaaaaaaaaaaaggcgaatttAAAGTGGTTCAGTTCTTAAAAAGATCGGGAAGTGCGCCATCCACAGTTTTACACAGAATGGTAATTTCGTGTCTTTGAGTTAATGAATTGGGTCGAActgcagaatgagagagagacagaggaggaggaggagaggggacgaCGTATGAATTCCATCCATTAAtttgtcatatgaataaaaaccAGTAAATTTGTCGCGGTTGCGATCATCATATAAAACTAGGAACCATTAATTTTATATATTGGAAGATGTTTGTTTTGctactttgttttttttgctaAAGCTTCGCGTTGTTTTTAagcgtcagatatatatatatacccgataACACCAAGATGCAGTGTAAAGTGTCAAGTTgaatgaagtattttttttttttcccacgagtGAGGAAATCTTTACAAAATTTGGAAGTATTAATTACACCTTAAGATGCAGCACAGGACACATTTTGTATAAcatacattcgtatatatatatatatatatatatttatatatgtttataaaaaaagagatgataaatgTTATCAAACAAGAGTACTTCTCTCGTCTTCCTTAtccacaccttccacacacttatTACAGTGATTCGCCATCTGGCGATCCTCCTGTCTGTACATGAGGGCGAATTCGTTCACAATGTTTATACTGACGCTAATGGGAGGCGAGACCCCTCTCTCGTGACGGTGGCAGTGGGAAACCTTCTCCAGCGAACCGAAGGTTGGCACTTGGCACGATTCACTGGCACCGTTGTTATCCCCCCCGCATGCAGTTCTCGAGCCGTGCAGGATTCTTTTCAGGGGACTTCCGGCGTCTTTTCTATCGGGTTGGATCGTGAGCGAACATCCTCCACGGGGGGAGGCATGCACGGCGCCGGGGTGCCCCGACCGATCGACGGTCTGGCTTCCGTCTTTGAAAGTCTCGACGTCAGACACCGTCATAGCACTGGTTTCCTCACCGTTACTTGTGTCGCCGCCGTAGGTGCAGTCGCCGCTGGAGCTCCTGTGGGCGCCGTTCTCGCCCGCGTTGTGCACGTCGCACTCGAGAACGCCGTTGTGCAGCTGCTGTGACGTGGACGCTGAGACGTCGTGCGCACTCCTCTGGTGGACCCTCGGTCTGTGATCATGACCGTCGGAGTCGTGGTAGATGCTGCGAGAGAAGCTCTTGCTCCTGATCTTGAGAGATTCCCCGCGGCGTTTCCTCATGCAGAAGGACTCCGCCCTTCGGTTGCCGGTGTGTTTGAGTTTGACCGAGTGGGAGCGGGAGCGTGGGGAGACCTCAGGCATCAGCTCCCGGTCGATGTAATCAAAGCCTGCCCTCGACAGCTGCGGACTTTCTTTGTTTGCGTGAGAGTAGCTCGCCTTCCCGGAGCTGCGCTGGACTCTGTTCCTAGCTAAGTTGACTTTGACCGGGCTGGAGTGACGTCTCTTGACGGCGCCGTCGACTTTTTTCAGCGACAGGTGGGCCCCCGTGGGCGACTTGGTCACCTGCTTGGGAGAGAGTGAAAAGCAGGCTTCCACAGTGTCGCTgtcgctgctgccgctgctccccGGTTGCTCCTCGTCGTTATCGTCCTCGTCGGGGACGCTGTCGCCCTCTTCCTCAACGTCGCAGACGACGTCGTCGTCCTCATCGTCCTCATCGTCTTCGTCGAAAGCGTCGAGGCACTCGTCGTCGCTCACGTCCAGCACGATATCCTCGCCGAAGTCCATTTCCTCCGTGACGTTGTCCAGGTTGGTAGGCGCGTGGGACGACCTGTAAGGGGAGGTCTTCAGGGGCGTGGTGATCGCGGTCTGGACGGGGCCCATGTACCTGTAAGCCCTGAATGACGCCGGGGGTGTCGGCTCCTCAGGGATGATCAGTTCATCGGGAGTCGTCAAGAGGTCTGAGGCCGTCACCTCAGCGTCGAACTCGGATTTCTCCTCCACGACGGTGTCTAAGTCGATTTCCGGCATCGGTTTGAATCTGGAAGTAAGAAGGAAAACGGGATACCATTAAGGATAGATGAACGTAAGGAAATTAGCAGCAGAACATAAGGAACTGTTATTTAGATAAAAGAATCGCACATTCATAACGTTAAATAGATGACACATTTATTGAGAGCGttcacattaacatctaaacatgcagaaactctctctctctctctctctctctctctctctctctcgtctacattCTTCTTGACCTCAACGCATTTGGGTTCCTTCACATTCCTCAACACACCTTGGCCTCTCCAGCCAATGGGAATTTGGAGCAAGCTTCGAGAAAGGAGATAAAAAACGTAAGACGTGTTTTGCTGAGGAGAAGGATATCCTTAAGCATTATTGTAACGCAGCATCCGTGTTCTGAACAGGCGTGGATGAGGTTGTTAAAGGCTGGAGCCGTTGTGAATGGAACATTGTTAATTAATGCCCACGAGTGTGTTGTTAGTTACAACTGGTAAATACAGTAATTCAGGCACCACCTCACCGCACTATGGATGGCGGCCATATCTATTCTCATGTTTAATGAACTTTTTAATTCTGAATTCTCACCTGGTCTTCATCCTCATTAACCACATTACAGAAGCTTCCATAGAACACGCAGTGAAGGGTACTGAAGATCATCCTCGGACCCTCTTACCCACCCTTTCAAGGGGCGCTTAACACACTCGTCCGCCCAAATCCCTCCAGCCGTCCTCCAGACCCCATCCAACTGTTCGTGAAGACGCTATaagcaccatccccgccaccgttaTCTAAGACCCTTTTTGTCCCCAAGTTGCATGTGCGGTACCCATTCAAGGTTCTGTAGACGGTCATATGTACACCCCCATATCAGCCATTGTGAACATCATGAACAATGGCTGGATTGTATGTCGACCCCCACAATAGTATTTTTATAGAGACTGTGTATTTACCCCCATTCcacatctttatttttttgatataCCATCAGCTTGTGTGGTATGTCTTTTTCTCATTGTATTTTCAGCTTTAGTATGCATTTAAttaattgaaattattatttttattatgattgttattattattattattattattattattattattattattattattattattgttattattattattatcattattagtattatttttataaattattattataattattattattattattattattattattattattattattattatcgtagttattattgttattattatcggagttactattattattactgatattcttattattatttttgtttaagaggggaagaaagagaataagaagaaagagaataagaAGAATAGAGAATAAGAAGAAAGGGAATAATGTTTTATGAAGGAGTTATCCTTGTAAGGagaacgagagaacaaatggaggCAAAACAAAGGATAGTGGACTAAGGATTGGTAAcaaacgaagatgagaaaaacagatgaagtGAGCAACTGAGTGATTGTTACGTCAAAGAATAAGGAAGcggatgtgatgtgtgtgggacGATGTTTCCTCCGCTTTGAGGAAGTTGTGGTGAGTGGGAATGTGAAAAGATTGGGGGTGgcgaaagccttgtgtaagacgaAAAGTGGCAAAGCCGCAGGATTCGATGGGATTACAGATGAGTTCCTCAAGAATTTGGATGACAGTGATATTGAATGAGGGCAGAATGCTAATGTTAGAATTGCAGAGATACTGTGTTATGCTGTTTGTcgtacctggtaagatgtattGGAGGTCTGACTGAGTGGTGGGTTGTATGCATACAAACaggcattgtggtttcaggagagaTAAAGGAGTGTTGGGACCATGTGTATCTAGAGGAAAGTTTGTGAGAAATTAGCAGAAAGAGTGACATATGTGTCATTTGTGAATCTAGAGAAAACGTAGGATAGGGTTGGTCATGAGGCATTATGGAAGGGGCTAAGGATAGGTGGAGTCGATGGAAATTTACTCAATGCACTGAGGAGTGATAGAAACTCTGGGGTGTCGGGGCCCTTAAATTTCAGGAGAGCGAGAGGCACACATGGAACATTTTAAGCgaagtggtatacggggggcgcgacgtgttgtcagtgggcagaaccaggacatatgaaccGATGAAGGTAAACAGTGGAATAGATTGTGGGACTTGTCTatggatgataatcattattagacacacacacacacacacacacacacacacacacacacacacacacac
This is a stretch of genomic DNA from Panulirus ornatus isolate Po-2019 chromosome 41, ASM3632096v1, whole genome shotgun sequence. It encodes these proteins:
- the LOC139761625 gene encoding uncharacterized protein isoform X2, with protein sequence MPEIDLDTVVEEKSEFDAEVTASDLLTTPDELIIPEEPTPPASFRAYRYMGPVQTAITTPLKTSPYRSSHAPTNLDNVTEEMDFGEDIVLDVSDDECLDAFDEDDEDDEDDDVVCDVEEEGDSVPDEDDNDEEQPGSSGSSDSDTVEACFSLSPKQVTKSPTGAHLSLKKVDGAVKRRHSSPVKVNLARNRVQRSSGKASYSHANKESPQLSRAGFDYIDRELMPEVSPRSRSHSVKLKHTGNRRAESFCMRKRRGESLKIRSKSFSRSIYHDSDGHDHRPRVHQRSAHDVSASTSQQLHNGVLECDVHNAGENGAHRSSSGDCTYGGDTSNGEETSAMTVSDVETFKDGSQTVDRSGHPGAVHASPRGGCSLTIQPDRKDAGSPLKRILHGSRTACGGDNNGASESCQVPTFGSLEKVSHCHRHERGVSPPISVSINIVNEFALMYRQEDRQMANHCNKCVEGVDKEDERSTLV
- the LOC139761625 gene encoding uncharacterized protein isoform X1, coding for MDSKVIIPPTLPTFGHSTVYVYPTVSPRVVVVPIISCIIGFPLLVMLVICGLRYRARRARISAKKTHNVEPSVLELTSGPSILSSRCSNGKPHRQKRKKTLVRFKPMPEIDLDTVVEEKSEFDAEVTASDLLTTPDELIIPEEPTPPASFRAYRYMGPVQTAITTPLKTSPYRSSHAPTNLDNVTEEMDFGEDIVLDVSDDECLDAFDEDDEDDEDDDVVCDVEEEGDSVPDEDDNDEEQPGSSGSSDSDTVEACFSLSPKQVTKSPTGAHLSLKKVDGAVKRRHSSPVKVNLARNRVQRSSGKASYSHANKESPQLSRAGFDYIDRELMPEVSPRSRSHSVKLKHTGNRRAESFCMRKRRGESLKIRSKSFSRSIYHDSDGHDHRPRVHQRSAHDVSASTSQQLHNGVLECDVHNAGENGAHRSSSGDCTYGGDTSNGEETSAMTVSDVETFKDGSQTVDRSGHPGAVHASPRGGCSLTIQPDRKDAGSPLKRILHGSRTACGGDNNGASESCQVPTFGSLEKVSHCHRHERGVSPPISVSINIVNEFALMYRQEDRQMANHCNKCVEGVDKEDERSTLV